A genomic segment from Zygotorulaspora mrakii chromosome 1, complete sequence encodes:
- the ISA2 gene encoding Isa2p (similar to Saccharomyces cerevisiae ISA2 (YPR067W); ancestral locus Anc_3.357), whose amino-acid sequence MLFSPVSYILWRTSSTGLISRAPTQCWRFLSIAAEPLIKPVRIINQPAGMQFSISRKAATRLADIYKDSKEVLKISVESGGCHGFQYNMRLVPEKKVDTALDAPKQNPRHAQEDVKEKDSGDSDDFDDDFEANKKVVFILPDSEAKVVIDENSLKILNKTTLTYSTELIGSTFKISGGNMKSSCGCGSSFDVDLEN is encoded by the coding sequence atgTTGTTCAGTCCTGTATCATACATTTTGTGGCGCACTTCGTCTACGGGACTGATAAGCAGAGCTCCTACGCAGTGCTGGCGTTTCCTCTCAATAGCGGCGGAGCCGCTTATTAAGCCAGTCAGAATAATCAACCAGCCAGCAGGGATGCAGTTTTCCATATCACGAAAGGCAGCTACTAGGTTAGCAGATATATacaaagattcaaaagaagTCCTAAAGATTTCTGTCGAAAGTGGCGGCTGTCATGGGTTTCAGTACAATATGAGATTAGTCCCAGAGAAGAAAGTTGACACTGCGTTAGATGCTCCGAAACAAAACCCAAGACATGCACAGGAAGAtgtgaaggaaaaagattCTGGAGACTCGgatgattttgatgatgattttgaagctAATAAAAAGGTAGTTTTTATTCTACCTGACAGCGAAGCGAAAGTGGTAATAGACGAGAACTCTCTTAAAATATTGAACAAGACAACGCTAACCTATTCTACGGAACTGATTGGCTCAACATTCAAGATTTCAGGTGGTAATATGAAGAGCAGCTGTGGTTGCGGAAGCAGTTTCGA
- the UBA3 gene encoding NEDD8-activating protein UBA3 (similar to Saccharomyces cerevisiae UBA3 (YPR066W); ancestral locus Anc_3.356) codes for MIDCTVLVLGAGGLGCEILKNLAMLQVRNIHVVDLDTIELTNLNRQFLFTEYDIGKPKAEVAAKYINNWNEVRQMENKGYPEVIVTPYVRDLTLFPVEFFKQYQFVISGLDAIEPRRYVNKVLVQITRETHFEVCIPFIDGGTEGLKGHIKTIIPGITACWECSLDTLPLQQHSVPMCTVANNPRVLEHVIEYVATVECPDSELDNPEEAALVLERCFTRARKFDIDHRKLNMSYMLGVIKRIVPSVSTTNTIVAAACCNEVVKIYFDMVADYDNITNFIMINGADGFFMHKFKYERKPNCLVCSGL; via the coding sequence ATGATAGATTGTACTGTCCTTGTATTGGGTGCAGGTGGTTTGGGCTGTGAAATCCTCAAGAATTTGGCCATGCTACAGGTAAGAAACATTCATGTTGTTGATTTAGATACAATTGAGCTAACTAATTTGAACAGGCAGTTCCTATTCACCGAATATGATATTGGGAAACCAAAAGCTGAAGTGGCagcaaaatatatcaataACTGGAATGAAGTACGGCAAATGGAGAACAAAGGATACCCAGAAGTCATAGTGACACCTTATGTGCGAGACTTAACACTATTTCCAGTAGAGTTCTTCAAGCAATACCAGTTTGTAATATCAGGTTTAGATGCTATAGAGCCACGCAGATATGTCAACAAGGTGCTTGTGCAGATAACAAGAGAAACGCATTTTGAAGTATGTATACCATTCATCGACGGAGGCACTGAGGGCTTAAAAGGTCACATAAAGACAATTATACCAGGTATTACTGCATGCTGGGAATGTTCTCTTGATACCCTTCCGTTGCAGCAGCATTCGGTTCCCATGTGCACTGTTGCCAATAACCCGAGAGTTTTAGAACATGTCATTGAATATGTAGCTACTGTCGAATGCCCCGATTCTGAGTTGGATAATCCTGAAGAAGCAGCTCTGGTCTTGGAGAGGTGTTTCACAAGAGCAAGAAAATTCGACATCGATCATAGAAAACTGAATATGAGCTACATGTTAGGTGTGATAAAACGCATTGTACCAAGCGTTAGCACGACTAACACAATTGTAGCAGCTGCCTGTTGCAACGAGGTAGTTAAAATCTACTTCGATATGGTAGCGGATTATGACAACATAACCAATTTCATTATGATAAATGGCGCCGATGGCTTTTTCATGCACAAATTCAAGTATGAGAGGAAACCCAACTGCCTGGTTTGCAGCGGTTTATAG
- the SND3 gene encoding Snd3p (similar to Saccharomyces cerevisiae PHO88 (YBR106W); ancestral locus Anc_3.355) → MVSPQISNLIIMLVMMQLSRRIDMENEQNILYIRIAYGASVGLAFIIYQLTRKIIVTKNDLTTLKYVQPSSPFGGEGEKLETTTVKDYDLKEIDSAIKSIYTGLAMMGFMHLYMKYTNPLFMQCISPIKTALESNEVKIHLFGKPATGDMKRPFTAASLFGGATSGPKTDKQSIEEAERAGNGGVKAD, encoded by the coding sequence ATGGTGAGCCCTCAGATTAGTAACTTGATCATCATGTTGGTCATGATGCAGCTGTCTCGTCGTATCGACATGGAAAACGAGCAGAATATTTTGTACATTAGAATTGCATATGGTGCTTCTGTTGGCCTTGCCTTCATCATCTATCAATTAACCAGAAAGATCATTGTTACTAAGAACGATTTGACtactttgaaatatgtcCAACCATCAAGCCCATTTGGTGGCGAAGGTGAGAAATTGGAAACCACTACCGTCAAGGACTATGATTTGAAGGAAATCGACAGCGCCATCAAATCTATTTACACTGGGTTGGCTATGATGGGTTTCATGCATTTATATATGAAATATACCAACCCATTGTTCATGCAATGTATCTCACCAATCAAGACAGCTTTGGAATCTAACGAAGTTAAAATCCATCTGTTTGGTAAGCCAGCCACTGGCGACATGAAAAGACCATTCACAGCTGCCTCCTTGTTTGGTGGAGCTACATCTGGTCCAAAGACTGATAAGCAATCTATTGAGGAAGCTGAAAGAGCTGGTAATGGTGGTGTTAAGGCAGATTAA